In a genomic window of Hyphomonas sp.:
- the thiD gene encoding bifunctional hydroxymethylpyrimidine kinase/phosphomethylpyrimidine kinase → MTQADGPQGRVLIIAGSDSGGGAGIQADIKAVSMLGGYAMTAITAITVQNTHGVQGVWPVPVEAVVGQMQVTLSDIGGDAIKTGMLGTAPLVEAVAECLSAHAHLVPRVIDPVMVATSGDRLVDAKAVEAIRSELVPGARLVTPNAPEAEVLTGKAVETVSGQRRAAEALLELGANGALVKGGHIGGSVITDVLQTTTGEWIFESPRIETRSTHGTGCTLASAIAALLAQGVSVPDSVEQARDYLLQAIREAKGFGGGHGPVHHGWVLDAE, encoded by the coding sequence ATGACGCAGGCTGACGGTCCGCAAGGGCGGGTTCTCATCATCGCCGGATCCGATTCCGGCGGCGGTGCGGGCATACAGGCCGATATCAAGGCCGTCAGCATGCTTGGCGGCTATGCCATGACCGCCATTACGGCAATCACCGTACAGAACACGCACGGCGTGCAGGGCGTCTGGCCTGTGCCGGTCGAGGCGGTGGTCGGCCAGATGCAGGTCACCCTGTCCGACATTGGTGGGGATGCCATCAAGACCGGCATGCTCGGTACGGCCCCACTGGTCGAAGCGGTGGCGGAATGCCTGTCCGCGCATGCGCATCTGGTGCCACGTGTCATCGATCCGGTGATGGTGGCCACGTCCGGTGACCGGTTGGTGGATGCAAAGGCCGTCGAAGCGATCCGGTCGGAACTTGTGCCTGGCGCGCGCCTTGTGACGCCGAATGCGCCGGAGGCGGAAGTCCTGACCGGCAAGGCGGTCGAAACCGTCAGCGGACAGCGACGGGCGGCGGAAGCCCTGCTTGAACTCGGCGCCAATGGCGCACTGGTCAAGGGCGGTCATATTGGCGGAAGCGTCATCACCGACGTTCTGCAAACCACGACCGGTGAATGGATTTTCGAAAGCCCTCGCATCGAGACGCGTTCGACGCATGGAACAGGGTGTACGCTGGCCTCGGCCATTGCAGCCCTGCTCGCACAGGGGGTCAGTGTTCCGGACTCGGTTGAACAGGCGCGGGACTATCTGTTGCAGGCCATCCGCGAAGCCAAGGGCTTTGGGGGCGGTCACGGGCCGGTGCATCATGGCTGGGTGCTGGACGCCGAATAG
- a CDS encoding porin family protein, translating into MKYACFTLSVAAVALFATPAMAQDWYAGGSVSYVDQSDSDNSGTTGAFTTGNLGDGTTLDVAAGTPYGWNTEFDNGTGFSAEVGARYGNGFRSGVEVSFTSVDVETHSGVTLGGGSIDALDAASIAGSPTPLGATVADVVADGRGDLSSTSLFANVYYDFNRAGTVQPYAGAGIGFSDVDVKYNPSGVGVIDDGETKFAYQVKAGLTWLVTDTWEVYGEYAYRATEDIEVNNDLFPGTLDIENQQNLFSIGARYRFG; encoded by the coding sequence ATGAAATATGCATGCTTCACTCTCTCGGTTGCGGCCGTCGCCTTGTTTGCCACGCCGGCAATGGCGCAGGATTGGTATGCTGGCGGCTCCGTCAGCTATGTCGACCAGTCCGACAGCGACAATTCCGGCACGACCGGCGCCTTCACGACCGGCAACCTCGGAGACGGCACCACGCTCGATGTCGCGGCGGGAACGCCGTATGGCTGGAACACCGAATTCGACAATGGCACGGGCTTCAGCGCGGAAGTCGGCGCCAGATACGGCAATGGATTCCGCAGCGGCGTGGAAGTTTCCTTCACCAGCGTCGACGTGGAAACACATTCCGGCGTGACTCTGGGCGGCGGCAGCATCGACGCTCTGGACGCCGCGTCGATCGCCGGCAGCCCGACACCGCTTGGCGCCACCGTCGCAGACGTTGTGGCTGACGGACGGGGCGACCTGTCCAGCACGTCGCTGTTCGCCAATGTTTACTATGACTTTAACCGTGCCGGCACGGTTCAGCCCTATGCCGGGGCCGGCATCGGGTTCTCGGATGTGGACGTCAAATACAATCCGTCCGGCGTCGGCGTGATCGATGATGGCGAAACCAAGTTTGCCTATCAGGTGAAGGCCGGCCTGACCTGGCTGGTGACGGATACCTGGGAAGTCTACGGCGAATATGCCTATCGCGCGACCGAGGATATCGAGGTCAACAATGACCTGTTCCCCGGCACGCTGGACATCGAGAACCAGCAGAACCTGTTCTCGATCGGTGCCCGCTACCGTTTCGGCTAG
- a CDS encoding phosphomannomutase/phosphoglucomutase produces the protein MPKPLADIQPNTLEFEILPLVKPTGFREYDARWWFNGIGKEKAPELNLTGVQALGLGMATLFHELGVEPKVVTGHDFRSISQPIKNALILGLVQGGCEVLDVGLALSPMVYWSQFELDVPCCAMVTASHNENGWTGVKMGANRPLTFGPDEMGRLKEIVMGGDFQPRAGGAHHRVDGLREKYIKAVVGDTKLSRPLKVIAACGNGTAGAFAPDALRMMGADVIEMDCNLDMTFPKYNPNPEDSKMLHAMADMLRETGADVALGFDGDGDRCGVVDNTGEEIFADKIGLMLARDLSKIYPNAKFVVDVKSTGLYKTDPVLQENGATVDYYKTGHSYIKRRTTELGALAGFEKSGHFFFRDPIGLGYDDGLVAAKAVLEMLDRNPGKTMADLKGELGVAYTSLTMSPHCDDETKYGIVDKMVEEYKGLNGTEILGRKVVDVNTVNGARVTLEDGSWVLVRASSNKPELVVVVESMTSEDDMRDLFHKEVKPRLGKHPEVGAYNQEI, from the coding sequence ATGCCCAAACCGCTGGCTGACATTCAGCCGAACACGCTGGAATTCGAAATCCTTCCGCTGGTGAAGCCAACCGGCTTTCGCGAATATGATGCCCGCTGGTGGTTCAATGGCATCGGCAAGGAAAAGGCTCCGGAACTGAACCTGACCGGCGTCCAGGCGCTGGGCCTCGGCATGGCAACCCTGTTCCACGAGCTTGGCGTCGAACCCAAAGTGGTCACCGGCCATGATTTCCGCTCGATCAGCCAACCCATCAAGAACGCGCTGATCCTCGGCCTCGTGCAGGGCGGATGCGAAGTTCTCGATGTCGGCCTCGCGCTGTCCCCCATGGTCTATTGGAGCCAGTTCGAACTGGATGTGCCATGCTGCGCCATGGTCACGGCCAGCCACAATGAAAATGGCTGGACGGGCGTGAAAATGGGCGCCAACCGGCCGCTGACCTTCGGGCCGGACGAAATGGGACGCCTGAAGGAAATCGTCATGGGCGGCGACTTCCAGCCGCGGGCAGGGGGCGCACATCACCGCGTGGACGGCCTGCGGGAAAAATACATCAAGGCCGTGGTGGGCGACACGAAACTGTCGCGCCCTCTGAAAGTCATTGCGGCCTGCGGAAACGGCACGGCTGGCGCCTTTGCCCCGGACGCCCTGCGCATGATGGGCGCAGACGTCATCGAGATGGATTGCAATCTCGACATGACCTTCCCGAAATACAATCCGAATCCGGAAGACTCCAAGATGCTGCACGCGATGGCCGACATGCTGCGCGAGACTGGTGCCGACGTGGCGCTCGGCTTTGACGGTGACGGGGATCGCTGCGGCGTGGTCGACAATACGGGCGAGGAAATCTTCGCTGACAAGATTGGCCTGATGCTGGCGCGGGACCTGTCGAAGATCTATCCAAATGCGAAATTTGTAGTCGATGTGAAGTCGACCGGTCTCTACAAGACAGACCCGGTCCTGCAGGAAAACGGCGCAACGGTCGACTATTACAAGACCGGTCACTCCTATATCAAACGTCGTACAACGGAACTCGGCGCACTGGCGGGCTTTGAAAAGTCCGGCCACTTCTTCTTCCGGGACCCGATCGGGCTGGGCTATGATGATGGCCTGGTGGCCGCCAAGGCGGTGCTGGAGATGCTGGATCGTAATCCTGGAAAGACCATGGCGGACCTGAAGGGGGAACTGGGCGTTGCCTACACCTCGCTCACCATGTCGCCGCATTGTGATGACGAAACCAAATACGGTATCGTCGACAAGATGGTCGAGGAATACAAGGGCCTGAACGGCACGGAAATCCTTGGACGGAAGGTCGTTGATGTGAACACGGTCAACGGCGCCCGCGTGACCCTGGAAGACGGATCATGGGTGCTGGTGCGTGCCTCTTCGAACAAGCCGGAGCTCGTGGTCGTGGTCGAATCCATGACCAGTGAGGACGACATGCGCGATCTCTTCCACAAGGAAGTGAAACCGCGCCTCGGCAAGCATCCGGAAGTCGGCGCCTACAATCAGGAAATCTGA
- a CDS encoding glutathione S-transferase family protein: MTDLTFYTNPMSRGRIARWMLEETGADYDTVLLRYGPEMQSDDYKAINPMMKVPAIVHKGKTVTECGAICTYLAEAFPDAQLAPLPEERADYYRWMFFAAGPWEQASTNKAMGFEVTSEHSGMAGYGDFDRTLATLATVVDDRPYICGERFTAADIYVGSQIAWGVQFGTIPETPALKDYIARGMARPAFQRAAEKDNAEMDGYGPETPPANT; the protein is encoded by the coding sequence ATGACCGATCTGACCTTCTACACGAATCCGATGTCTCGTGGCCGTATTGCCCGCTGGATGCTGGAGGAGACCGGCGCGGATTATGACACCGTGCTGCTGCGCTACGGGCCGGAGATGCAGTCGGATGACTACAAGGCCATCAATCCGATGATGAAAGTGCCCGCCATCGTCCATAAGGGAAAGACCGTGACAGAGTGCGGGGCGATCTGCACCTATCTCGCCGAGGCCTTTCCGGATGCACAACTGGCGCCCCTGCCGGAGGAACGCGCCGATTATTATCGCTGGATGTTCTTTGCCGCCGGGCCCTGGGAACAGGCCAGCACGAACAAGGCCATGGGCTTTGAAGTGACCTCGGAACATTCCGGCATGGCAGGATATGGCGATTTCGACCGCACGCTCGCCACGCTGGCCACGGTCGTCGATGACCGGCCCTATATCTGCGGTGAGCGGTTTACCGCAGCCGACATCTATGTCGGTTCGCAGATTGCGTGGGGCGTGCAGTTCGGCACCATCCCGGAAACCCCCGCCTTGAAAGACTATATCGCGCGCGGCATGGCCCGCCCCGCCTTCCAGCGTGCCGCCGAAAAGGACAACGCCGAAATGGACGGGTACGGACCGGAAACTCCGCCTGCCAATACCTGA
- the fsa gene encoding fructose-6-phosphate aldolase encodes MKFFVDTADTGDIAELAATGLIDGVTTNPSLVAKSGRPFAEVIKEICDIVSGPVSAEVVATDYDGMISEGRKLAKIADNVAVKLPLTLDGLKACRTLSDDGTMVNVTLCFSANQALLAAKAGATFISPFIGRLDDINVDGMELISDIRQIYDNYLFDTEILAASIRTANHVKLSALAGADVATMPPAVIKGLVKHPLTDKGLEAFLADAEKAGIKV; translated from the coding sequence ATGAAATTCTTCGTAGATACCGCGGATACGGGTGACATTGCCGAGCTGGCTGCCACCGGCCTGATCGACGGGGTCACCACGAACCCGTCGCTGGTTGCCAAGTCCGGTCGCCCCTTTGCCGAAGTCATCAAGGAAATCTGTGACATTGTTTCCGGACCGGTCAGCGCCGAAGTGGTCGCCACCGATTATGACGGGATGATCAGCGAAGGCCGCAAATTGGCGAAGATCGCTGACAACGTTGCCGTGAAGCTGCCGCTGACCCTCGACGGCCTCAAGGCCTGCCGCACCCTGTCGGACGACGGCACCATGGTGAATGTGACGCTCTGCTTCTCGGCCAATCAGGCCCTGCTGGCTGCCAAGGCCGGCGCCACTTTCATCTCGCCCTTCATCGGCCGCCTCGACGACATCAATGTCGACGGCATGGAACTGATCAGCGACATTCGCCAGATCTATGACAATTACCTGTTCGACACGGAAATCCTCGCCGCGTCGATCCGCACGGCCAATCATGTGAAACTGTCGGCTCTGGCAGGCGCAGACGTCGCCACGATGCCCCCCGCGGTCATCAAGGGCCTGGTCAAGCATCCGCTGACTGACAAGGGTCTGGAGGCCTTCCTCGCGGACGCTGAAAAGGCCGGCATCAAGGTCTGA
- a CDS encoding UDP-glucose/GDP-mannose dehydrogenase family protein — MRVAMIGTGYVGLVSGACFADFGHVVTCVDKDASKIEKLEAGIMPIYEPGLDSLVEKNVKEERLFFTTEAKDAIRDADAVFIAVGTPSRRGDGHADLSYVYAAAEEIAELMDGFTVIVTKSTVPVGTGDEVEEIIRKKRPDGDFAVVSNPEFLREGAAIKDFKIPDRVVVGTDDERAREVMRELYRPLFLNETPILFTARRTSELIKYAANAFLAVKITFINEMADLCEKVGANVQEVSRGIGLDGRIGKKFLNAGPGYGGSCFPKDTLALTKTANDYNSPVRIVDTVVEVNAARKKAMADKVIQAMGGDVKGKTIGVLGLAFKQNTDDMRDAPSLDIIPALQAAGATIRAFDPEAMEEAAHLLSDIEFAKNAYDAVQDADAMVIVTEWDQFRALDLDRIKDALNSNIVVDLRNIYSPEDMAGRGFQYTSIGRPTI; from the coding sequence ATGCGCGTTGCGATGATTGGGACAGGCTATGTCGGCCTTGTGAGCGGGGCCTGTTTTGCCGATTTCGGGCACGTCGTGACGTGTGTCGACAAGGACGCCTCCAAGATCGAGAAGCTCGAGGCCGGCATCATGCCGATCTACGAGCCGGGCCTCGACAGCCTGGTTGAGAAAAACGTCAAGGAAGAGCGCCTGTTCTTCACGACCGAGGCGAAGGACGCGATCCGCGATGCCGATGCGGTGTTCATCGCCGTGGGCACGCCGTCCCGCCGGGGCGATGGCCATGCAGACCTCTCTTATGTCTACGCTGCCGCGGAAGAGATCGCCGAATTGATGGATGGCTTTACGGTCATCGTCACCAAATCCACCGTTCCGGTTGGCACCGGGGACGAAGTGGAAGAGATCATTCGCAAGAAGCGGCCCGATGGCGATTTCGCCGTTGTGTCCAATCCCGAATTCCTGCGTGAAGGCGCCGCCATCAAGGATTTCAAGATTCCGGACCGGGTCGTGGTCGGCACGGATGATGAGCGCGCGCGCGAAGTGATGCGCGAACTGTATCGCCCGCTCTTCCTGAACGAGACGCCCATCCTGTTCACGGCGCGCCGGACGTCGGAACTGATCAAATATGCGGCCAATGCCTTCCTCGCCGTGAAGATCACCTTCATCAACGAGATGGCGGATCTCTGCGAGAAGGTCGGCGCGAATGTCCAGGAAGTGTCCCGCGGCATCGGCCTTGACGGCCGGATCGGCAAGAAATTCCTGAACGCAGGCCCCGGCTATGGCGGCTCGTGCTTTCCGAAGGATACGCTGGCGCTGACCAAGACGGCAAACGACTACAATTCTCCCGTCCGCATCGTCGACACCGTGGTCGAGGTCAATGCGGCCCGCAAGAAGGCGATGGCCGACAAGGTGATCCAGGCCATGGGCGGCGACGTGAAGGGCAAGACGATCGGTGTGCTGGGCCTGGCCTTCAAGCAGAACACCGACGACATGCGCGATGCGCCGAGCCTGGACATCATTCCGGCGCTTCAGGCGGCTGGCGCGACCATCCGTGCCTTCGATCCGGAAGCGATGGAGGAAGCGGCGCACCTGCTCAGCGACATTGAATTCGCCAAGAACGCCTATGACGCCGTGCAGGATGCCGATGCCATGGTGATCGTGACCGAGTGGGACCAGTTCCGCGCGCTGGACCTCGACCGGATCAAGGACGCCCTCAATTCAAACATTGTGGTTGACCTCCGGAACATCTATTCACCTGAGGACATGGCGGGCCGCGGATTCCAGTATACCTCCATCGGCCGCCCGACGATCTGA
- a CDS encoding type 1 glutamine amidotransferase, translated as MTLTIIETGLVPEPIRADFADYPDMFRQLISPEAPDLAFETVSVIKGDALPEAASLDAILITGSPAGVYDDEPWIAPLMQFIRDAAAAGIPMVGICFGHQVMAEALGGKVEKSDKGWGIGRHTYDVRTCPDWMNGDCPDRISVPVSHQDQVVALPPGAHVLARSDFAPYAALDYGKTPAISFQCHPEFNADYSAALYTIRKGRPLSETAVDMAIQSLEEPLDNQRLGAWIARFISTRR; from the coding sequence ATGACCCTGACCATTATCGAGACCGGCCTCGTTCCGGAGCCGATCCGCGCCGATTTCGCCGACTATCCGGACATGTTCCGGCAGCTGATCTCTCCCGAAGCGCCGGATCTGGCATTCGAGACCGTCTCGGTCATCAAGGGCGACGCCTTGCCGGAAGCGGCATCCCTGGATGCCATCCTGATCACCGGGTCACCGGCTGGGGTGTATGATGATGAACCGTGGATTGCGCCCCTGATGCAGTTCATTCGGGACGCGGCAGCTGCCGGAATCCCCATGGTCGGCATCTGTTTTGGCCATCAGGTCATGGCCGAGGCTCTGGGCGGCAAGGTGGAGAAATCCGACAAGGGCTGGGGCATCGGGCGCCACACCTATGATGTGCGCACTTGTCCGGACTGGATGAACGGGGATTGCCCGGACAGGATTTCCGTACCGGTCAGCCATCAGGACCAGGTCGTGGCGCTGCCGCCCGGCGCGCATGTGCTGGCGCGGTCGGACTTTGCGCCCTATGCGGCGCTGGATTATGGCAAGACGCCGGCGATTTCCTTCCAGTGCCACCCGGAATTCAACGCCGACTATTCGGCCGCGCTGTACACGATCCGGAAGGGGCGTCCCCTGTCGGAGACGGCGGTGGACATGGCGATCCAGAGCCTGGAAGAGCCGCTCGACAATCAGCGGCTCGGCGCCTGGATCGCCCGGTTCATTTCAACACGGCGCTAG